Proteins encoded within one genomic window of Nilaparvata lugens isolate BPH chromosome 11, ASM1435652v1, whole genome shotgun sequence:
- the LOC120353607 gene encoding uncharacterized protein LOC120353607 encodes MTFKSLISNSGTSQSSFLDPIYDSGYKDLKRGDYSHGWKSGSGNKGNSALNAITLLAFLFFLNILQSCLRDNLLASQGPIVVVVNTETETSSNTTRVTTRTKRSTEINEASSNTDDGILLNDATHISKGIEEKIKPVQ; translated from the exons ATGACATTCAAATCTCTGATTTCAAATTCAGGAACATCTCAATCCTCATTCCTAGATCCTATTTATGATTCAGGATACAAAGACCTAAAAAGAGGAGATTACTCTCATGG GTGGAAGAGCGGGAGCGGGAATAAGGGCAATTCAGCATTGAATGCAATCACTTTATTGGCATTCTTGTTCTTCCTCAACATTCTACAG AGCTGTTTACGCGATAACTTGCTAGCAAGTCAGGGTCCAATTGTAGTCGTAGTGAATACAGAAACCGAAACCTCTTCTAACACAACCAGGGTGACGACAAGAACAAAAAGAAGCACAGAAATCAATGAAGCGTCGAGCAATACTGACGATGGC attttgttgaatgatgcaACACACATATCTAAAGGAATCGAAGAGAAAATAAAACCAGTGCAGTGA